In Desulfomicrobium escambiense DSM 10707, the DNA window GCAGCGGGAGGCGGGGAAGGACGAGGCGGCCAGCTCCAGCAGGAAGCGCACGTGGGGCTCGCGTGTGTGGCGGGCCTCCTCAAGCAGGAAGCCGTCGTCCTTTTTCCTGGAATCGAGGGTTTTTTTTACGGAGAGCCAGAAGGCGGCCACGCCTTCGACGGGCATCTCCATGAGGTCGAACTCCTTGGGCGCCTCGATGGCGCGGGCGCTGGCCCCGAGGAGGAGCTGCGAAACCTGGTCGTTGATGTTCCCCGCGCCGCTCATGGGGCTAGTCGAAGCAGAATTCGAGGGTGAAGGTCCCGGCTTCGCAGGAGAAGGGGATGGCGATGGCCAGGGCCGAGGTCATGTGGGCGATGGTGTGGTTGTCGCCCATGATGACGGACGGCGTGGAGCCCTGGAGCTTCAGGCCCATGTCGACCAGGCCGACGCGGGCCTGGCCGGAGATCATGTTGGTGATCTCGCCCACGGCGTCCTGCACGTCCTGCAGGATGTCCTCGATGGCGTCGCCGAGCATCTGCTTGACGATGTGCACGGCGGTCTTGCGGTCGAAGGAAATGGAAAAGGTGCCGTGCTTGTCGCCGGTGATGCCGATCACGGCCGACACGTCGCCGCGGGCCATCTTGTCCTTCTTGATGTAGGGCGTCCCGGCGACGACGTCGAGGGCGGCCATGGCGGCGAGCACGTCCTTGGTGGCTTTGATGAAGGGCTTGGCCAATGCTGGGTCCATTTGGGTCTCCTTGGGGCGCGTGAACTGAGAAGACTTCACACCGTGAAATCTCATAAGGACAATTCGTGTCCGTGGTCAACTCCCGGCGCAGGCGCGGCGCGGATGCGCCGGGAGTTGACCGAAACGGCCCGGGGGCGCAATGATCCTTGGGGTCTGCATATCACCGAAAAGGAGTTCGACGTGGACAAAAGTCTGGAGCGGAGGGTGCTTGAGCACCTGTGCCGGGTCTATGGCTTCGGCCTGGACGAAGTGCGGGAATTGTACGCCATCGGGCGCGACACGGTCGGAGAGACGTTGCGTCGCCTCGATGAGGCTCTG includes these proteins:
- a CDS encoding chemotaxis protein CheX, giving the protein MDPALAKPFIKATKDVLAAMAALDVVAGTPYIKKDKMARGDVSAVIGITGDKHGTFSISFDRKTAVHIVKQMLGDAIEDILQDVQDAVGEITNMISGQARVGLVDMGLKLQGSTPSVIMGDNHTIAHMTSALAIAIPFSCEAGTFTLEFCFD